The proteins below come from a single Miscanthus floridulus cultivar M001 chromosome 1, ASM1932011v1, whole genome shotgun sequence genomic window:
- the LOC136463844 gene encoding uncharacterized protein produces MKQVREEAPMPCEAEALEPGEAEAPSIAEATEGEVEASKTSEAKVVEAMASRASEAEVADVRAPRTTKTEVAEARGPETTEAEVAEASLGMVEPAAQDAEMEAGQALVPPLVQDLPPSQESTREVEVHSISFDDTSRGKEVADTEAASTVEQPTLASGEGSQDDPEGEPLRQKVMRELL; encoded by the coding sequence atgAAGCAAGTGAGGGAGGAGGCGCCTATGCCCTGTGAGGCTGAGGCCCTCGAGCCAGGTGAAGCCGAGGCACCTTcaatcgctgaggccaccgagggcgaggtcgaGGCCTCTAAGACCTCCGAGGCCAAGGTGGTGGAGGCCATGGCTTCTAGGGCTTCCGAAGCTGAGGTGGCGGATGTCAGGGCTCCGAGGACCACTAAGACCGAGGTGGCAGAGGCTAGAGGtcccgagaccaccgaggccgaggtggcggaggccagCTTGGGCATGGTGGAGCCGGCGGCCCAGGATGCGGAgatggaggcggggcaagctttAGTACCTCCCCTAGTCCAAGACCTACCGCCATCACAGGAGAGCACCCgagaggtggaggttcattcaatctccttcgatgatacttcccgggggaaggaggtggcggacaccgaggcggccagcaccgtggagcagccGACTCTGGCCTCGGGCGAGGGAagccaggatgaccctgagggggagcctcttaGGCAAAAGGTGATGAGGGAGTTGCtgtag